The following proteins come from a genomic window of Pseudomonas syringae:
- a CDS encoding ATP-dependent DNA helicase: MTSQTSVNPDQTPAFASDSPRRYVVAVRALCEFTAKVGDLDLRFTPSPTAQEGIAGHRTVASRRGADYQAELSLTGDYRELTVRGRADGYDAARNQLEEVKTYRGELDVMPDNHRQLHWAQVKVYGWLLCQRLQLEDVTLALVYFNIVSEQETLIREHFSAATLQQFFEQQCTIFLGWARQELAHTQALHATLTTLKFPHPAFRTGQRALAESVYKAASTGCCLMAQAPTGIGKTVGTLFPLLKAAPGQQLDRIFFLTAKTPGRRLALDALQVINRSAPELRLRVLELVARDKTCEYPDKACNGDSCPLANGFYDRLPAARSAALQSPWLDQASVREAALLHQVCPYYLSQELARWADVVIADYNYYFDLSALLFGLGQLNQWRVAVLVDEAHNMVERTRQMYSASLDQSQLKALIPTAPEPVKKALQRLDRQWNALHKAQLAAYQAYPAAPDKFINSLNLCISTLGDHFNEHPQAVDGTLQGFYLEAIGFARIAELFDEHFIFDISRREAGGKRVLSRLSLRNVVPARFIRPRLTAARSSVLFSATLSPRHYYADLLGLPANTAWIDVESPFHHDQLDVRIISRISTRFTHRQASLAPIVELLAEQFEARPGNYLAFFSSFDYLQQVAELMARTHPHITLWQQARGMGEADRHAFLERFTLSSQGIGFAVLGGAFGEGIDLPGARLIGAFIATLGLPQLNPVNEQFKQRMAALFGAGYDYTYLYPGLQKVVQAAGRVIRSQSDNGVVMLIDDRFAEPKVTQLFPAWWRPQTSGS, encoded by the coding sequence GTGACTTCCCAGACCTCCGTTAATCCCGATCAGACGCCAGCCTTCGCCAGCGATTCGCCCAGGCGCTACGTGGTGGCGGTACGCGCATTGTGCGAGTTCACGGCCAAGGTAGGCGATCTTGACCTGCGGTTCACGCCATCGCCGACCGCTCAGGAAGGCATTGCCGGGCATCGGACCGTTGCATCGCGGCGCGGCGCCGATTATCAGGCCGAACTGTCGTTGACGGGGGACTATCGCGAGCTCACCGTGCGCGGCAGGGCGGATGGCTATGACGCTGCCCGCAACCAGCTGGAAGAAGTGAAGACCTATCGCGGCGAGCTGGATGTCATGCCCGACAACCATCGTCAATTGCACTGGGCGCAGGTAAAGGTCTACGGCTGGCTGCTCTGCCAGCGCCTGCAACTGGAAGACGTGACGCTGGCGCTGGTGTATTTCAACATTGTCAGCGAGCAGGAAACCCTGATTCGCGAGCATTTCAGCGCCGCAACGTTGCAACAATTCTTCGAACAGCAATGCACGATCTTTCTTGGCTGGGCGCGGCAGGAGCTGGCGCATACGCAGGCGTTGCATGCCACGCTGACGACCCTGAAGTTTCCCCACCCAGCGTTCCGCACCGGGCAACGTGCTCTGGCTGAATCGGTGTACAAGGCGGCCAGCACTGGCTGTTGCCTGATGGCTCAGGCCCCGACCGGTATCGGCAAGACCGTGGGCACGTTGTTCCCGTTGCTCAAGGCTGCGCCCGGTCAGCAGCTCGACAGGATTTTCTTTCTCACGGCCAAGACGCCGGGACGCAGACTGGCGCTGGATGCCCTGCAGGTAATCAACCGCAGTGCGCCCGAACTCAGGCTGCGGGTGCTGGAACTGGTGGCGCGAGACAAGACCTGTGAGTACCCGGACAAGGCCTGCAACGGTGATTCCTGTCCTCTGGCCAACGGTTTTTACGATCGCCTGCCCGCTGCGCGCTCGGCCGCGCTGCAATCGCCCTGGCTGGATCAGGCCAGCGTGCGTGAGGCTGCGTTGCTGCATCAGGTCTGTCCGTACTACCTGAGCCAGGAGCTGGCGCGCTGGGCCGATGTGGTGATTGCCGACTACAACTATTACTTCGACCTCAGCGCATTGCTGTTCGGCCTCGGCCAGCTCAATCAATGGCGGGTGGCGGTGCTGGTCGATGAAGCGCACAACATGGTCGAACGGACGCGGCAGATGTACAGCGCCAGCCTTGATCAGAGCCAGCTGAAAGCGCTGATCCCGACTGCGCCCGAGCCGGTGAAAAAAGCCTTGCAGCGCCTCGACCGGCAATGGAATGCGCTACACAAGGCGCAACTCGCCGCTTATCAAGCCTACCCGGCGGCGCCGGATAAATTCATCAATAGCCTGAACCTGTGCATTTCGACCCTCGGTGATCATTTCAACGAACACCCGCAGGCGGTGGATGGCACATTGCAGGGGTTTTATCTTGAGGCCATCGGTTTTGCGCGTATCGCCGAGCTGTTTGACGAGCACTTCATTTTCGATATCAGCCGACGCGAAGCGGGGGGCAAGCGCGTTCTGTCGCGGTTGAGCCTGCGCAACGTGGTGCCCGCACGTTTCATTCGGCCGCGCCTGACCGCTGCGCGCAGCAGCGTACTGTTTTCCGCAACCCTCAGCCCCCGTCATTACTACGCCGACCTGCTCGGGCTGCCGGCCAATACCGCCTGGATCGATGTCGAGTCGCCGTTTCATCACGACCAACTGGACGTGCGGATTATCAGCCGCATTTCGACCCGGTTCACTCATCGACAGGCGTCACTGGCACCGATTGTCGAGCTGCTGGCTGAGCAGTTCGAGGCCAGGCCGGGCAATTATCTGGCGTTTTTCAGCAGCTTCGATTACCTGCAACAGGTCGCGGAACTGATGGCGCGCACTCATCCGCACATTACCTTGTGGCAGCAGGCGCGAGGCATGGGGGAGGCGGATCGTCATGCGTTTCTCGAGCGTTTTACCCTGAGCAGTCAGGGCATCGGCTTTGCGGTGCTGGGGGGCGCGTTCGGGGAGGGCATCGATTTGCCGGGCGCGCGTTTGATCGGCGCATTCATCGCCACCCTGGGCCTGCCGCAACTCAACCCGGTCAATGAACAGTTCAAGCAACGCATGGCCGCACTGTTCGGCGCTGGCTACGATTACACCTATCTCTACCCCGGCCTGCAGAAGGTGGTGCAGGCGGCGGGCAGGGTGATCCGCAGCCAGAGTGACAATGGCGTCGTGATGCTGATAGATGACCGCTTTGCCGAGCCCAAGGTGACTCAGCTGTTTCCAGCGTGGTGGCGACCTCAAACCTCAGGCAGTTAG
- a CDS encoding DUF1566 domain-containing protein: MRLSWIVAAVLLGCAGPLPVLAQDSSAEETDLRAPGAQVPAAQEWWRTAEVDGKQLPVLTEPWFDTLRKAKAGHYDKATGILWSEPDRTKISPPVALNTAQNYCQRLDSRLPTRHEMDSIQDVRRVAPTIDLAVMTGAVSAPYWTMTPTRHEGTSNWVVNLSDGRAYEVNVAKSLANFFCVFDFRAPPPAVHYADQDLTVMDNATGLVWQKDTVTALDYHALADTCVGSTISGKQWRVPTWKELSSLLSAAYKAPYLDPLFRGETALVSSTPAVERGLNFRYVNFQTGTSGAAMLSATRCVEQALPKSVTSGRTFKGNVSISGPDPVLGARALQQLEAGMYAVIDGNLEITGVSSASIILPYLRKVTAISY, encoded by the coding sequence ATGCGCTTATCATGGATTGTGGCTGCGGTTTTGCTTGGTTGTGCGGGCCCACTACCAGTCCTTGCCCAGGACTCGTCAGCAGAAGAGACTGATTTGCGCGCGCCGGGAGCGCAGGTCCCGGCGGCGCAAGAATGGTGGCGCACCGCAGAAGTGGACGGCAAACAGCTGCCAGTATTGACCGAACCATGGTTCGATACGTTACGAAAGGCTAAAGCAGGCCACTATGACAAAGCCACGGGTATCCTGTGGAGTGAACCCGATCGAACAAAAATCTCCCCCCCTGTCGCTCTGAATACAGCCCAGAATTACTGTCAACGTTTGGACAGTCGCCTGCCAACACGCCACGAAATGGATTCCATCCAAGATGTCCGGCGCGTGGCTCCTACGATTGATCTAGCGGTTATGACAGGTGCTGTCTCCGCGCCGTATTGGACGATGACCCCAACACGTCATGAGGGTACATCTAATTGGGTGGTAAATCTGTCGGATGGGAGGGCCTACGAAGTTAATGTGGCTAAGTCCCTCGCCAATTTTTTCTGTGTCTTTGATTTTCGTGCCCCCCCTCCTGCCGTCCATTATGCCGATCAAGATTTAACGGTTATGGACAACGCGACTGGGCTGGTCTGGCAAAAAGACACAGTGACTGCTCTCGACTACCATGCCTTAGCTGATACATGCGTTGGCTCCACGATCAGCGGAAAACAATGGCGCGTTCCTACATGGAAGGAGCTCTCCTCGTTACTCAGTGCTGCTTATAAAGCCCCCTATTTGGATCCGCTGTTTCGTGGCGAGACAGCGCTAGTGAGTAGTACGCCGGCCGTCGAGCGTGGACTTAACTTTCGTTATGTGAACTTTCAGACGGGTACAAGCGGTGCAGCAATGCTGTCGGCAACCCGCTGCGTGGAACAGGCTTTGCCGAAATCGGTAACGTCAGGGCGGACATTCAAGGGCAACGTGTCGATCAGCGGACCGGACCCAGTCCTTGGCGCTCGCGCACTCCAACAGCTTGAGGCTGGCATGTACGCGGTGATTGACGGGAATCTGGAAATCACCGGTGTCTCCAGTGCGTCCATCATTTTGCCTTACCTCAGAAAGGTCACGGCAATATCGTACTGA
- a CDS encoding zinc-dependent alcohol dehydrogenase family protein, which translates to MSRTIRFHQFGPAEVLKVEEQPVASPAPGEVQVRVQAIGVSWYDVLWRQNLASTQARLPAGLGYEMAGVVTALGDGVNDLHVGDKVASFPAADANQHPVYGENIVMPRLALTRYPDVLTPVEASVHYTPYLVAYFAYVDLARIKAGQTVLVTDASHCSGPAFVQLGKALGVRVIAATKTDDAREYLLSLGADKVVVTEDQDLLMAINKYTDNRGVDAVFDGLGGPQMSIMGDVLAPRGSLVLYGLQGGNQTPFPACAAFQKNIQFYVHCLGNFTGKPELGITQDQQALQRALQDINQMTADKVLAPLQTRSFPFEHVVQAHRYMDVCPIGGRAVLEVEPV; encoded by the coding sequence ATGTCCCGCACGATCCGTTTTCACCAGTTCGGCCCGGCCGAGGTGCTCAAGGTTGAAGAGCAACCCGTAGCGTCGCCAGCACCCGGCGAGGTGCAGGTGCGTGTCCAGGCGATTGGTGTCAGCTGGTATGACGTACTCTGGCGGCAAAATCTCGCTTCGACCCAGGCGCGTCTGCCTGCCGGTCTGGGTTACGAAATGGCCGGCGTGGTCACTGCGCTGGGCGATGGAGTCAATGACCTGCACGTGGGCGACAAGGTGGCCAGTTTTCCTGCGGCCGATGCCAACCAGCACCCGGTCTACGGCGAGAACATCGTCATGCCGCGTCTGGCTCTGACTCGCTATCCTGACGTACTTACGCCGGTCGAAGCCAGCGTGCATTACACGCCGTACCTGGTGGCTTACTTTGCCTACGTCGATCTGGCGCGCATCAAGGCCGGGCAGACTGTACTGGTCACCGATGCCAGTCATTGTTCAGGTCCTGCGTTCGTGCAGTTGGGCAAGGCGCTGGGCGTTCGCGTGATTGCGGCCACCAAGACCGATGATGCGCGTGAATATCTGCTGTCGCTGGGCGCTGACAAGGTGGTGGTCACTGAAGATCAGGACCTGCTGATGGCGATCAACAAGTACACCGACAACCGTGGCGTCGATGCGGTTTTCGATGGCCTGGGCGGTCCGCAGATGTCGATCATGGGTGACGTGCTGGCGCCACGCGGCAGTCTGGTGCTGTACGGCCTGCAAGGCGGCAATCAGACCCCGTTCCCGGCCTGCGCAGCCTTTCAGAAGAACATCCAGTTTTACGTACACTGCCTGGGCAACTTCACCGGCAAGCCGGAACTGGGCATCACTCAGGATCAGCAAGCATTGCAACGTGCCTTGCAGGACATCAACCAGATGACCGCCGACAAGGTGCTGGCGCCTCTGCAAACGCGCAGCTTCCCGTTCGAGCACGTGGTGCAGGCGCACCGTTACATGGATGTCTGCCCGATTGGCGGGCGTGCGGTGCTGGAAGTCGAGCCGGTCTGA
- a CDS encoding AAA family ATPase: MFLLQVSLSNVRSIKSLDLDFRSKGAGARRWTLLLGENGCGKSSALRAIALLLAGSEALPDLLGEPDAWIRNGANKCVIKGTLVTAKGETREIALEINRGDGLRQIFTRNHSSLEALDAALSKAERNYFVLGYGVSRRPTAAKSRSTFPDERSRVPRAQGVATMFSSDAVLISLEQWAMDLEYRKGQSSMDAVRRALNQLLPDMQFSHIDRELRQIIFKTVDGDVPLSQLSDGYQNMAAWCGDLLYRITEAFPDRKDPLSTRGVLLIDEIDLHLHPTWRRQLVEFLSITLPKFQFIATTHSALTAQQSGEGELYVIRREGENHLPTLMPFVGEPRNMMLHQLLMSPMFGLTTMDSVSVENARNVVRNLSIKKTALNTDELQQLQNMQKVLRDAPNWDAIPEYAKEQIELLKDINASMTKDGKRRTISAKKLTAVVKELGVVK, from the coding sequence ATGTTTCTGTTACAAGTCTCGTTAAGCAACGTGCGTTCAATAAAGTCTCTGGACCTTGATTTCCGGTCGAAGGGTGCTGGCGCCCGCCGATGGACGCTGCTGTTGGGTGAAAACGGCTGCGGCAAAAGTTCTGCACTGCGCGCCATTGCGCTATTGCTCGCCGGCAGTGAGGCTCTGCCTGACCTTCTGGGTGAGCCCGATGCTTGGATACGCAACGGGGCTAACAAATGCGTGATCAAAGGGACGTTAGTCACGGCCAAGGGGGAAACCCGCGAGATCGCGTTGGAAATCAATCGTGGCGACGGTCTCCGGCAAATTTTCACGCGAAATCACTCTTCTTTAGAAGCCTTGGACGCTGCCCTTTCGAAGGCGGAGCGTAACTATTTTGTACTAGGTTATGGGGTCTCACGACGTCCAACCGCAGCAAAGTCCAGGTCTACATTCCCTGACGAGCGCTCACGCGTGCCACGTGCGCAGGGGGTCGCAACGATGTTCTCGTCGGATGCAGTCCTGATTTCTTTGGAGCAGTGGGCGATGGATCTTGAGTACCGCAAGGGGCAGAGTTCGATGGACGCTGTGCGCCGAGCCTTGAACCAACTGCTGCCAGACATGCAGTTCTCCCATATTGACCGAGAATTACGGCAAATTATTTTCAAAACCGTAGACGGAGATGTTCCCCTTAGCCAGCTTTCTGACGGTTACCAGAATATGGCCGCCTGGTGCGGTGACCTTCTATATCGAATCACCGAAGCTTTCCCTGATCGGAAGGATCCTCTTTCTACGAGAGGCGTTTTGCTCATCGACGAAATCGATTTGCATCTACACCCTACTTGGAGGCGTCAGCTAGTTGAGTTTCTATCAATTACATTGCCCAAATTTCAGTTCATCGCAACCACGCACTCTGCATTGACCGCTCAACAGAGTGGAGAGGGCGAGCTTTATGTCATTCGTCGGGAGGGCGAAAATCACTTGCCCACATTGATGCCGTTTGTTGGGGAGCCCCGCAATATGATGCTGCATCAGTTGCTGATGAGCCCGATGTTTGGCTTGACGACGATGGACTCAGTCTCCGTGGAGAACGCACGCAACGTCGTGCGAAATCTCAGCATTAAGAAGACGGCTCTCAACACCGACGAGCTTCAGCAGCTGCAGAACATGCAGAAGGTACTCAGAGACGCTCCAAACTGGGATGCCATTCCCGAGTATGCGAAAGAGCAGATCGAACTGCTTAAAGACATAAATGCCTCCATGACCAAGGATGGTAAGCGTCGGACTATTTCCGCCAAGAAGCTGACTGCCGTGGTCAAGGAGCTAGGGGTCGTTAAATGA
- a CDS encoding LysR family transcriptional regulator, which translates to MNRNDLRRVDLNLLIVFETLMHERSVTRAAEKLFLGQPAISAALSRLRSLFDDPLFVRTGRSMEPTARATEIFGLLSPALDSISTAVSRASEFDPATSTSVFRIGLSDDVEFALLPTLLKRLRSEAPGIVLVVRRVNYILMPPLLASGEISVGVSYTQDLPANAKRKVLRRSKPQLLRADSIPGPLSLDDFCARPHALVSFAGDLSGFIDEHLEKLDRKRHVVLAVPQFNGLATLLTGTDIIATVPDYAAQVLTAAGGVRSEDLPIETRTFELHMAWRGAQDNDPGERWLRSRIQMFFGDPDSL; encoded by the coding sequence ATGAATCGTAACGACCTGCGTCGTGTCGACCTCAATCTGCTCATCGTTTTCGAAACCCTGATGCATGAAAGAAGCGTGACGCGTGCGGCGGAAAAACTGTTCCTCGGCCAACCGGCTATCAGCGCTGCGCTCTCGCGCTTGCGCAGCCTGTTCGATGACCCATTGTTCGTGCGTACGGGGCGCAGCATGGAGCCTACCGCTCGCGCTACGGAAATCTTCGGCCTGCTCTCCCCGGCACTCGACTCCATCTCGACCGCCGTCAGCCGTGCCTCCGAATTCGACCCGGCCACCAGCACCTCGGTATTCCGCATCGGCCTGTCCGATGATGTCGAGTTCGCCCTGCTGCCCACCCTGCTCAAGCGCCTGCGCTCCGAAGCACCCGGGATTGTGCTGGTGGTCCGGCGGGTCAATTACATCCTGATGCCACCGCTGCTGGCCTCGGGCGAGATTTCCGTGGGCGTCAGCTACACCCAGGACCTGCCCGCCAACGCCAAACGCAAGGTCCTGCGCCGCAGCAAGCCACAGTTGCTGCGCGCCGACTCGATACCCGGCCCGCTAAGCCTCGACGACTTCTGCGCCCGCCCCCACGCACTGGTGTCATTCGCCGGCGACCTGAGCGGGTTCATCGACGAGCACCTGGAAAAACTCGACCGCAAACGCCACGTCGTCCTCGCCGTACCGCAGTTCAACGGCCTGGCCACACTGCTGACCGGCACCGACATCATCGCCACCGTGCCGGATTACGCCGCGCAGGTGCTTACTGCCGCAGGAGGGGTTCGCTCCGAGGACCTGCCTATCGAGACTCGCACGTTTGAACTGCACATGGCCTGGAGGGGCGCGCAGGATAATGATCCGGGGGAGCGTTGGTTGCGGTCGCGGATTCAGATGTTTTTTGGGGATCCGGATAGTCTTTAG
- a CDS encoding PLP-dependent aminotransferase family protein has translation MKDNTDFAYQAVYRYLVRLVDEDQREPALKMPSLRQLARRLQVSISTVQSAYSLLEKEGRIYSVAKSGYYAIPRSSASEEQPCRSGDLLHALQCNARRAGMLLLSGDEPTVLRVPESPLLTMERELARHYPRSRDAVFQPFGEPELRTALAARYTHDAEHCWHADNVYITPDLHGAFKVVIDTLQLRGGIVLVESPCTWTWLRLLQSFDIRVVELPQDEPGSLDPVQLERLLRENTVGLAIFSSFLNPVRGNLRASINSQALAEVINRHQVWVLENDSHSELRFACEPDHLRHLIDPRRLVIIGAFDKSLGPEAPYGYLLCKQLEDRWQAGFLLRAFGLPRIRQRAIARLCGSGGLDIHLNGLRAVLAERASAMTHQLDEQLGEVLRYEVPVGGCGVWAQSRYPVNMRKVFDMMLAERIVIAPGELFSLQGQYGQHLRISYAIDWGRNVAGLLAVLGDALSRARLP, from the coding sequence ATGAAAGACAACACGGACTTCGCCTACCAGGCGGTTTACCGCTATCTAGTGCGCCTTGTTGACGAGGATCAACGCGAGCCGGCACTCAAGATGCCGTCGCTGCGCCAGCTTGCACGCCGCCTGCAGGTATCGATATCCACGGTGCAAAGTGCCTACTCGCTGCTGGAAAAAGAAGGGCGTATCTATTCGGTTGCCAAGTCGGGCTATTACGCGATACCGCGCAGCAGTGCATCAGAAGAGCAGCCATGCCGCAGTGGCGACCTTTTGCACGCACTGCAGTGCAACGCCAGGCGTGCCGGTATGCTGCTGTTGAGCGGCGATGAGCCGACCGTGTTGCGCGTGCCGGAAAGCCCTTTACTGACGATGGAGCGTGAACTGGCGCGCCATTATCCGCGCTCGCGCGACGCTGTTTTTCAGCCGTTCGGTGAGCCGGAATTGCGCACCGCGCTGGCGGCTCGGTACACCCATGATGCCGAGCATTGCTGGCACGCAGACAATGTCTACATTACGCCCGACCTGCACGGGGCATTCAAGGTGGTGATCGATACGCTGCAGCTGCGCGGTGGCATTGTACTGGTGGAGTCACCCTGCACCTGGACCTGGCTGCGGTTGCTGCAATCGTTCGATATCCGGGTTGTGGAGTTGCCGCAGGACGAACCCGGCAGCCTTGATCCAGTGCAACTGGAGCGGCTGTTGCGGGAGAATACCGTCGGGCTTGCGATATTTTCGTCATTCCTGAATCCGGTGCGCGGCAATTTGCGAGCGTCGATTAATAGTCAGGCGCTGGCCGAAGTGATCAACCGCCATCAGGTCTGGGTATTGGAGAACGACAGTCACAGCGAATTGAGGTTCGCTTGCGAGCCTGACCATCTGCGTCACCTGATCGACCCGCGAAGGCTGGTGATTATTGGCGCGTTCGACAAGAGCCTTGGCCCTGAAGCGCCTTATGGCTATCTGTTGTGCAAACAGCTTGAAGACCGCTGGCAAGCCGGTTTTCTGTTGCGTGCGTTCGGGCTGCCGCGCATACGGCAGAGGGCGATTGCCAGGTTGTGCGGCAGCGGTGGTCTGGATATTCACCTGAACGGGTTGCGCGCTGTTCTGGCTGAGCGAGCGTCAGCGATGACGCATCAGCTCGATGAGCAACTGGGTGAGGTGTTGCGCTACGAAGTGCCAGTGGGTGGCTGCGGTGTGTGGGCGCAAAGCCGGTACCCGGTCAACATGCGTAAGGTTTTCGACATGATGCTGGCTGAGCGCATTGTCATCGCGCCCGGCGAACTGTTCAGCCTGCAAGGCCAGTATGGACAGCACCTGCGCATCAGTTATGCCATCGACTGGGGCCGGAACGTGGCCGGGTTGCTGGCTGTGCTGGGAGACGCATTAAGTCGGGCGCGGCTGCCGTAA